The Triplophysa dalaica isolate WHDGS20190420 chromosome 5, ASM1584641v1, whole genome shotgun sequence genome window below encodes:
- the chrm2a gene encoding muscarinic acetylcholine receptor M2a yields MDTINFTFWNASEGNETDEMVADESPYKTVEVVFIVLVAGSLSLVTVIGNILVMLSIKVNRSLQTVNNYFLFSLACADLIIGLCSMNLYTVYIVIGYWPLGPVVCDLWLALDYVVSNASVMNLLIISFDRYFCVTKPLSYPVKRTTKMAGMMIAAAWVLSFILWAPAILFWQFIVGGRTVPEKECYIQFFSNAAVTFGTAIAAFYLPVIIMMVLYWQISRASKSRVKKENRKPSGANLEVASPSQMRENTANKPTNNNVTVEDAERGQTQVTEDAANQDDAKLQNGKASSADEGVRGNCVPGEEKESSNDSTSGSGGVTNQKDEAAPSVPNDAPARRRAKSGGSKLTCIKIITKSPKGDCYASSNAKVEIVPATERQNHVARKIVKMTKQPPKKKKAPSSREKKVTRTIMAILVAFVATWTPYNVMVLINTFCSSCIPNTVWTIGYWLCYINSTINPACYALCNITFKKTFKQLLLCQYKNIRSIR; encoded by the coding sequence ATGGACACAATTAACTTCACCTTCTGGAATGCCTCCGAGGGCAATGAGACGGATGAAATGGTGGCGGATGAGAGCCCGTATAAGACAGTGGAGGTGGTGTTTATTGTACTCGTGGCCGGATCGCTCAGTCTGGTCACCGTGATCGGGAACATTTTGGTCATGCTTTCCATTAAGGTGAACAGGAGCCTGCAGACCGTCAACAACTATTTTCTGTTCAGTCTGGCCTGTGCTGACCTCATCATAGGCCTGTGCTCTATGAACTTGTATACGGTCTACATCGTGATTGGATACTGGCCCCTCGGGCCGGTTGTGTGTGATCTGTGGTTAGCTCTGGATTACGTGGTGAGCAACGCTTCGGTCATGAATCTTCTGATCATCAGCTTCGACCGCTACTTTTGTGTCACCAAGCCGCTCAGCTACCCGGTAAAGAGGACTACCAAGATGGCGGGGATGATGATCGCGGCCGCCTGGGTGTTGTCCTTCATCCTCTGGGCTCCGGCCATTCTGTTCTGGCAGTTTATCGTTGGGGGGCGTACGGTGCCAGAGAAAGAGTGCTACATCCAGTTCTTCTCCAACGCGGCGGTTACGTTCGGCACGGCCATAGCCGCTTTCTACCTGCCAGTTATCATCATGATGGTGCTTTACTGGCAGATCTCCCGGGCCAGTAAGAGCCGCGTGAAGAAAGAAAACCGCAAGCCGTCAGGCGCCAACCTGGAGGTAGCGTCTCCGAGCCAGATGCGTGAAAACACCGCCAACAAACCCACCAACAACAACGTGACGGTCGAAGATGCCGAGCGAGGTCAGACCCAGGTCACGGAAGATGCGGCCAACCAAGACGATGCCAAACTTCAGAACGGCAAAGCGTCGTCAGCGGATGAAGGAGTTAGAGGCAACTGTGTCCCCGGCGAGGAGAAAGAAAGCTCCAACGACTCCACCTCGGGCAGCGGCGGCGTCACGAATCAGAAAGACGAAGCGGCGCCATCGGTGCCCAACGACGCTCCCGCCAGGCGTCGCGCCAAATCGGGAGGATCCAAACTCACATGCATCAAGATCATCACCAAATCACCCAAAGGAGATTGTTACGCTTCCTCGAACGCCAAGGTGGAGATCGTTCCGGCTACTGAAAGGCAGAACCACGTGGCGAGGAAGATCGTGAAGATGACCAAGCAGCCGCCCAAGAAGAAGAAGGCGCCGTCCTCTCGGGAGAAGAAGGTGACGCGCACCATCATGGCCATCCTGGTGGCGTTCGTGGCTACCTGGACGCCCTACAACGTGATGGTGCTCATAAACACCTTCTGCTCCAGCTGTATTCCCAACACGGTGTGGACCATCGGATACTGGCTCTGTTACATCAACAGCACCATCAACCCCGCCTGCTACGCCCTGTGTAACATCACcttcaaaaaaacattcaaacagctGCTGCTCTGCCAGTATAAGAACATACGCTCCATCCGTTGA